A single genomic interval of Sebastes umbrosus isolate fSebUmb1 chromosome 11, fSebUmb1.pri, whole genome shotgun sequence harbors:
- the LOC119497510 gene encoding c-Myc-binding protein-like produces the protein MAHYKAPDPKREQFRRYLEKAGVVDSLTSVLVALYEQPEKPSNALEFVKQLLNAVGQTSPDTEALQQEVVDLTQRYARLAEENKDLKTRLLRYEPEDGATTAY, from the exons GCTCCAGACCCCAAAAGGGAACAGTTTCGGAGATACTTGGAGAAAGCTGGTGTTGTTGACAGTCTTACCAGTG ttctGGTGGCTTTGTATGAACAACCTGAAAAGCCCAGCAATGCTCTGGA ATTTGTGAAGCAGCTTCTCAATGCTGTCGGTCAGACTTCACCAGACACCGAGGCTCTGCAGCAGGAGGTGGTTGACTTGACGCAGAGGTATGCACGCCTggcagaggaaaacaaagacCTCAAAACAAGG ctgctgcgttatgaacctgaagatggaGCCACCACCGCTTACTAG